The Raphanus sativus cultivar WK10039 chromosome 2, ASM80110v3, whole genome shotgun sequence genome includes a region encoding these proteins:
- the LOC108841155 gene encoding uncharacterized protein LOC108841155 — protein sequence MSEIDGLRMDIGSGGLMSYKRGKFSYSGGFVRDLFIQPDLLTWSIFEDFIADRGIKSKVEQVWYKIVNEDISTARSIYKNKDAEIRKLCEETKVLSEVDFYIVNEEKK from the exons ATGAG TGAAATCGATGGTTTGAGGATGGACATTGGTTCTGGTGGTTTAATGTCATACAAAAGAGGGAAGTTCTCGTACTCGGGTGGTTTTGTCAGAGATTTGTTCATCCAACCAGATCTTCTTACATGGTCGATTTTCGAGGATTTCATTGCAGACAGAGGAATCAAGAGTAAGGTGGAGCAGGTTTGGTATAAGATAGTCAATGAAGATATATCTACGGCAAGatcaatatataaaaacaaagatgcTGAGATTAGGAAGTTGTGTGAAGAAACTAAAGTTCTTAGTGAAGTTGATTTCTACATTGTCAATGAAGAGAAAAAATGA